One part of the Ochrobactrum quorumnocens genome encodes these proteins:
- the tnpA gene encoding IS66-like element accessory protein TnpA, whose translation MDRQGNHHYDREWKKQVVAVALEPGTSLSRVAIDHGINTNLVRKWVRKHKEAQMDTLQPSPPLGSAFIPVRVESAADDVVTRSDRPRALALKSRNSGEMRPTPAKIASFSSVARLTVSLPNGIKLSLECDDVRALTAVIGAVSDV comes from the coding sequence GTGGACCGTCAAGGGAACCATCACTATGATCGCGAATGGAAGAAGCAGGTTGTTGCGGTTGCGCTCGAGCCGGGCACTTCGCTATCGCGTGTTGCCATTGATCACGGGATAAATACGAACCTTGTGCGCAAGTGGGTGCGTAAGCATAAGGAGGCGCAGATGGATACCCTGCAGCCATCGCCGCCTTTAGGGTCAGCCTTTATTCCGGTTCGGGTTGAATCTGCTGCAGATGATGTCGTGACGAGAAGTGACAGGCCTCGCGCGCTGGCCCTGAAATCCCGTAATTCTGGTGAGATGCGGCCGACGCCTGCGAAGATCGCCTCGTTCTCCTCTGTAGCGAGGCTGACTGTGTCCTTGCCCAATGGGATAAAGCTGTCGCTGGAATGCGACGATGTGCGGGCATTAACGGCGGTCATCGGAGCCGTGAGCGATGTTTAG
- the tnpB gene encoding IS66 family insertion sequence element accessory protein TnpB (TnpB, as the term is used for proteins encoded by IS66 family insertion elements, is considered an accessory protein, since TnpC, encoded by a neighboring gene, is a DDE family transposase.), whose translation MFSFASEVQVYLHRDPIDFRAGINSLAVLVQEEMELDPFALAIFAFCNRRRDRMKILFFDRSGFVLILKRLTDDKFRWPQRQETIMQLDVEQLHWLLDGIDIDAMVRHPVRQYRIAG comes from the coding sequence ATGTTTAGTTTTGCTTCTGAAGTTCAGGTCTATCTGCACCGTGATCCCATCGACTTCCGAGCCGGGATCAATAGCCTTGCGGTTCTTGTTCAGGAGGAGATGGAGCTTGACCCGTTTGCACTGGCGATCTTTGCATTTTGCAACCGCCGTCGCGACCGGATGAAGATTTTGTTCTTTGATCGCTCAGGTTTTGTACTCATATTGAAGCGATTAACTGACGACAAGTTCCGCTGGCCGCAGCGTCAGGAAACAATCATGCAGCTTGACGTTGAGCAATTGCACTGGTTGCTAGACGGCATTGATATCGATGCGATGGTTCGTCACCCGGTACGACAATATAGAATTGCTGGTTGA
- the tnpC gene encoding IS66 family transposase, whose product MNRTGTPDVAELMALLAAKAAEIAALQAENQKLNERVFTLEEELALARLHRFAPRSEKHTDRVFNEAEQAALEDDAGDADTVELPETGLPDSEARQGKKRGRKPLPANLPRERVEYDLPDDQKMCPCCSYRMHRMGELVTEQLHIEVKVKVLQNVRAKYACRNCDRTGIKTPIVIAPIHAQPLPGSIATASTLAFALVHKYVDGTPLYRLAKAFERAGVPVSRGALGHWVIGSSEKHLSRIYDVLKLRLRSQPLIHGDETTVQVLKEKDKAPTSTSYMWAYRSSQDCAQPIVLLDYQPGRGQIYPQAFLGDYRGILVSDGYTAWRTLKGATHIGCMAHSRRRFVEALRARKKGGGPPEQALKFYEQLYRIEKQARDENPDDGETQADCIRRFRQQHSVPVLQALKQWLDKIAPKVLPQSKLEDAVSYTRNQWEYLTRYTEDGTMPIDNNLLERDIRIFATGRKSWLFSDTVDGARASAVIYSLMLTCRACGVEPFEWLKHVLTELPQRSNDADMEDLLPFKFKK is encoded by the coding sequence ATGAATCGGACAGGTACACCTGATGTTGCGGAATTGATGGCACTATTGGCGGCGAAGGCTGCCGAGATCGCTGCGCTGCAAGCAGAAAACCAGAAACTGAACGAGCGGGTCTTCACACTTGAGGAAGAACTGGCGCTCGCAAGATTACATCGCTTTGCGCCGCGCAGCGAAAAGCACACTGACCGTGTCTTCAATGAAGCTGAACAGGCTGCTCTTGAGGATGATGCAGGCGACGCGGACACCGTTGAACTGCCCGAAACGGGGTTGCCAGACTCCGAAGCGCGGCAAGGCAAGAAGCGCGGGCGTAAACCGCTGCCTGCCAATCTGCCGCGCGAGCGTGTCGAATATGACCTTCCCGATGATCAGAAGATGTGTCCGTGTTGCAGTTATCGGATGCATCGCATGGGTGAGCTCGTTACCGAACAGCTTCATATTGAGGTGAAGGTCAAGGTTTTGCAGAACGTGCGGGCCAAATATGCGTGTCGCAACTGCGATCGCACCGGGATCAAAACCCCGATTGTGATCGCACCGATACACGCTCAGCCCTTGCCAGGCAGCATTGCCACGGCCTCGACGCTGGCATTTGCGCTCGTTCACAAATATGTCGACGGCACGCCGCTTTATCGTCTGGCGAAAGCCTTCGAGCGTGCGGGCGTTCCTGTCAGCCGTGGTGCTCTGGGGCATTGGGTGATCGGTTCCAGTGAAAAGCATCTTTCCCGTATCTATGATGTGCTGAAATTGCGGCTGAGATCCCAGCCTCTCATTCATGGCGACGAGACTACAGTTCAAGTACTGAAGGAAAAGGACAAAGCTCCCACCAGTACATCCTACATGTGGGCGTACCGAAGCAGTCAGGATTGTGCCCAACCGATCGTGCTGCTCGATTATCAGCCTGGTCGTGGGCAGATTTACCCGCAGGCCTTTCTTGGCGACTATCGTGGCATACTGGTGAGCGATGGTTATACGGCCTGGCGCACCTTGAAAGGAGCCACGCATATCGGCTGCATGGCGCATTCGCGGCGGCGCTTTGTCGAAGCGCTGCGCGCCAGAAAGAAAGGCGGCGGGCCACCAGAGCAGGCGCTGAAATTCTACGAGCAGCTTTACCGGATTGAAAAACAGGCCCGCGACGAAAACCCGGATGACGGTGAAACGCAAGCTGACTGCATCCGACGCTTTCGCCAGCAACACAGCGTTCCGGTTCTCCAAGCTCTCAAGCAATGGCTGGATAAAATTGCACCCAAGGTTTTGCCACAGAGCAAGCTTGAAGATGCTGTCTCCTATACGCGCAATCAGTGGGAATACCTGACCCGTTACACTGAAGACGGCACTATGCCGATCGACAACAATTTATTGGAACGGGACATCAGAATTTTTGCCACTGGAAGAAAATCGTGGCTCTTCAGCGATACCGTCGACGGAGCACGGGCCAGCGCCGTCATCTACAGCCTCATGCTGACCTGCCGCGCGTGCGGTGTTGAACCATTCGAATGGCTGAAGCACGTCCTCACCGAATTGCCACAACGCTCAAACGATGCGGATATGGAAGATCTGCTGCCATTTAAATTCAAAAAATAA
- a CDS encoding class I SAM-dependent methyltransferase has protein sequence MSAYDLRKGTVAQAPDGPFDGATCLLTLHHLDGGERLRTLEGIRRRLTPGASLIITEHTAPDPDPVRWMTRSVAFGDRDGLDWEKAETTGRMMIERLTLLSPADEESFLREAGFTEIALFYAALSFRGWIASVGRP, from the coding sequence ATGAGCGCTTACGATCTACGCAAGGGCACGGTTGCGCAGGCCCCCGATGGCCCGTTCGATGGTGCAACTTGCCTATTGACCCTCCATCATCTCGACGGAGGCGAACGGCTACGAACGCTGGAGGGCATCCGGCGCCGTCTCACACCAGGGGCTAGCCTTATCATCACTGAGCATACGGCTCCTGACCCCGACCCTGTGCGGTGGATGACGCGATCTGTCGCCTTTGGTGACCGAGACGGGCTTGATTGGGAGAAGGCCGAGACCACGGGCAGGATGATGATCGAGCGGTTGACGTTATTGTCTCCCGCCGATGAAGAGAGTTTCTTGCGCGAAGCCGGCTTTACGGAAATCGCCCTGTTTTATGCTGCTCTGTCTTTTCGTGGTTGGATTGCAAGCGTCGGCCGGCCCTGA
- a CDS encoding CPBP family intramembrane glutamic endopeptidase, producing the protein MKIRSKGMQLSRPGWPEVAVALLIYLMLLAVIAVMMARISDENAVLRGNFGMVANGIAGVLALAAAISMRIRSLRKFGLRRVAVTWLFAGAVIGIAAYGISHVMEAVYFTYIAEQNTQADFQAAATDGALSFLILLVSGAILTPFGEEAVFRSVVANALNRYGGWAGVGGSAFIFAAIHGPSVVFLNAFLIGVLTGLLFRKTNSIWPGLVVHAVFNGLWLITYAVA; encoded by the coding sequence ATGAAGATTCGCAGCAAGGGGATGCAATTGTCCCGGCCCGGCTGGCCAGAAGTCGCAGTCGCTTTGCTCATCTATTTGATGCTGCTAGCCGTCATTGCCGTCATGATGGCACGGATTTCCGACGAGAATGCCGTATTGCGTGGCAATTTTGGCATGGTGGCTAATGGTATAGCGGGTGTTCTCGCGTTAGCAGCGGCGATTTCCATGCGCATCCGCAGCCTAAGAAAATTCGGCCTTCGCCGCGTTGCCGTGACGTGGCTATTTGCGGGGGCGGTGATCGGGATTGCGGCCTATGGCATCAGTCATGTCATGGAGGCCGTCTATTTCACCTACATCGCCGAGCAAAACACTCAGGCAGATTTTCAGGCCGCCGCAACTGACGGGGCGCTCTCGTTTCTCATATTGCTGGTGAGTGGCGCGATTCTTACGCCTTTTGGCGAAGAAGCCGTGTTTCGCAGCGTCGTTGCCAACGCTTTGAATCGCTATGGCGGATGGGCCGGCGTCGGCGGCAGTGCATTCATCTTTGCTGCCATTCACGGGCCAAGTGTGGTCTTCCTCAACGCATTTCTTATAGGCGTCCTCACCGGCCTGCTGTTTCGCAAGACAAATTCGATTTGGCCCGGCCTTGTCGTGCATGCCGTTTTCAACGGCCTATGGCTGATCACCTATGCGGTCGCCTGA
- a CDS encoding RidA family protein, giving the protein MTTPTPVFPADRHALYEAHGYSAAIRSGDLLFVSGQVGSREDGSPEPDYPAQARRAFANLKAVLSAAGCGFADIVDVTSFHTDPEKQFEAFMTAKAEAFPEAPYPNWTAVGVNWLAGFDVEIKVIARIPSVS; this is encoded by the coding sequence ATGACGACCCCTACCCCTGTTTTCCCCGCCGACCGCCATGCTCTTTACGAAGCGCATGGCTATTCGGCTGCAATTCGATCCGGTGATCTGCTTTTCGTATCTGGGCAGGTCGGCAGCAGAGAAGATGGTAGTCCTGAACCAGACTATCCGGCACAAGCCCGCCGCGCCTTCGCCAATCTCAAAGCCGTCCTATCAGCAGCCGGATGCGGCTTTGCCGATATCGTTGATGTGACCAGCTTTCATACAGATCCGGAGAAACAGTTCGAGGCCTTCATGACGGCGAAGGCCGAGGCCTTCCCAGAAGCGCCCTATCCAAACTGGACAGCTGTTGGAGTGAACTGGCTTGCAGGGTTTGATGTTGAGATAAAGGTTATCGCGCGCATCCCCTCCGTGTCATAA
- a CDS encoding TetR/AcrR family transcriptional regulator: MEETRLRLIAAGRRAFAEKGFAAASMDDLTAAAGLTRGALYHHFGDKKGLFAAVVAQIDGEMAERARLAGEKAVTGWAALEAQGVAYIEAALDPEIQRIVLLDGPAFLGDPSQWPSQCVCLEDTRVALANMSGAGVLKPVDIEAAARLLNGAALNAALWVAASDDPHATLPKALEAFRLVSSGFLAT; this comes from the coding sequence ATGGAGGAAACTCGGCTTAGACTGATCGCTGCGGGAAGGCGTGCCTTTGCTGAGAAGGGTTTCGCTGCAGCGTCCATGGACGATCTTACGGCAGCTGCCGGACTGACGCGGGGTGCTCTGTATCACCATTTCGGCGACAAGAAGGGGTTGTTTGCCGCAGTTGTGGCGCAGATCGATGGAGAGATGGCCGAGCGCGCTCGGCTGGCAGGAGAAAAGGCAGTAACCGGTTGGGCAGCGCTGGAAGCACAGGGCGTAGCCTACATCGAGGCGGCACTTGATCCCGAAATTCAGCGTATTGTGCTGTTAGACGGGCCGGCCTTTCTAGGCGATCCATCGCAATGGCCCAGCCAATGCGTATGTCTTGAGGATACCCGCGTGGCGTTGGCCAATATGTCCGGGGCTGGTGTTCTCAAGCCAGTTGACATTGAAGCCGCGGCACGCCTGCTGAACGGGGCGGCTCTGAATGCAGCACTTTGGGTCGCGGCGAGTGACGATCCGCATGCAACACTGCCCAAAGCATTAGAAGCCTTCAGGCTGGTTTCGTCGGGGTTCCTGGCGACCTGA
- a CDS encoding winged helix-turn-helix transcriptional regulator has translation MTILPPYDDPPPELSEGARSLMALLAEKWTLLILVQLCHGPLRFNALRRCVGPVTPKALAQTLRRLERSGLISRQIIAGSPPGVEYRGTELGFALAPAIRSLVRWASTNFEEIEQAQTRYDAANSG, from the coding sequence ATGACGATACTGCCCCCTTACGACGATCCGCCCCCGGAACTATCCGAAGGGGCCAGAAGCCTGATGGCACTTCTGGCTGAAAAGTGGACCTTGTTGATCCTCGTACAGCTTTGCCATGGCCCGCTGCGCTTCAACGCACTGCGACGTTGCGTCGGGCCGGTAACGCCAAAAGCCTTGGCGCAGACCCTGCGCAGGCTCGAGCGAAGCGGCCTTATATCGAGACAGATCATTGCTGGATCGCCACCGGGCGTGGAGTATCGTGGCACCGAGCTTGGCTTTGCGTTGGCTCCCGCCATCAGATCGCTGGTGCGGTGGGCGTCGACGAACTTCGAAGAGATTGAGCAAGCACAAACGCGATACGACGCAGCTAATAGTGGCTAG
- a CDS encoding quinone oxidoreductase family protein, giving the protein MRTIVSKGPRTELKIVEVEPPAAGVGEVVIDVRAIGVGRVDLIMREIISADFVPGIEVAGIVLAAGPDCDPQWLGRRVFSRTKAGAYADQVVVSSAVLVALPEGLSFEAAVASGVNALVAQFCLTKAQVIGGEHVLVRGAQGGIGHLAVQMAASLGAQLIDSPRGSSPAPTDVVIDLVAGSDTGAFIEQLNANGRYVIAGISAGMPPADFASSLLADFRRSRSLITLSLDTVPDAHLNSAAEKIFADVTAGNIKPVVAQTLTFEQADQAHHLIVEGGLHGKIVLVP; this is encoded by the coding sequence ATGAGAACTATTGTTTCGAAAGGACCCCGGACCGAACTGAAAATTGTCGAGGTGGAACCGCCGGCTGCAGGTGTCGGGGAGGTGGTCATCGATGTTCGCGCGATCGGCGTTGGCCGCGTCGACCTGATCATGCGAGAGATAATTTCGGCGGATTTCGTACCTGGCATCGAGGTTGCGGGCATCGTCTTGGCGGCAGGTCCTGATTGCGATCCACAATGGCTCGGTCGACGCGTGTTTTCGCGCACAAAGGCTGGTGCCTATGCCGATCAGGTGGTCGTCAGCAGCGCTGTGCTTGTCGCCTTGCCGGAGGGATTGTCTTTCGAAGCTGCGGTCGCTTCGGGGGTCAATGCGCTGGTTGCCCAGTTTTGTCTGACCAAGGCGCAGGTGATTGGCGGCGAACATGTTCTCGTACGGGGTGCGCAGGGAGGTATTGGCCACCTCGCGGTCCAAATGGCGGCAAGCTTGGGGGCCCAATTGATCGATAGCCCCAGAGGCAGTTCACCTGCACCCACCGATGTGGTCATCGACCTCGTCGCAGGATCGGACACAGGCGCCTTTATCGAACAGCTCAATGCGAACGGTCGCTACGTGATCGCAGGAATTTCTGCAGGCATGCCGCCAGCGGATTTCGCTAGTTCCCTGCTCGCGGACTTCAGGCGGTCCCGGTCTCTCATCACGCTCAGCCTAGATACCGTTCCCGATGCCCATCTCAACAGCGCCGCAGAAAAGATTTTCGCCGACGTTACAGCCGGGAACATCAAGCCGGTCGTCGCTCAGACACTGACGTTCGAGCAGGCAGACCAAGCGCATCACCTGATCGTAGAAGGCGGGCTACACGGCAAGATCGTTCTTGTGCCCTGA
- a CDS encoding YMGG-like glycine zipper-containing protein yields the protein MKKIIAGVFVCLTLTACSQTEKGAGIGAAGGAIIGGLASGTWEGAAVGAAAGGAGGAVVGNISENKDRNRRNRWEQRDRRNYGCKYRDHYGRCR from the coding sequence ATGAAAAAGATTATTGCAGGCGTATTCGTTTGCTTGACGCTGACAGCGTGCAGCCAGACGGAAAAGGGTGCAGGCATTGGTGCGGCGGGCGGCGCTATCATCGGTGGGCTGGCAAGCGGGACGTGGGAAGGCGCTGCAGTGGGAGCCGCTGCAGGTGGCGCGGGAGGGGCCGTAGTGGGCAACATCAGCGAAAATAAAGACAGGAACCGCCGCAACCGCTGGGAGCAACGGGACCGACGTAATTACGGCTGCAAATACCGGGATCATTACGGTCGTTGTCGATAA
- a CDS encoding response regulator transcription factor, which produces MKLLLIEDDPEMTDALRVALSQHGIVLDAVGDLATAREAIAMADYDIVLIDRQLPDGDGSTFLADLRRAGSNTRSIIISALRSTDERISGLNDGADDYLPKPFEIPELIARMSAVLRRAPTTGPFVLSAGNVTYDRVSCDVHVNGVRLALTRRELLIIETLLRNRGRTVLRSSLEGQVYSFDDEIQSNSLESNMSRLRRKLGEAEADIVIKNIRGIGYYLHEQK; this is translated from the coding sequence ATGAAACTTCTACTTATCGAAGATGATCCGGAAATGACGGATGCGTTGAGGGTAGCTCTCTCGCAGCATGGCATCGTTCTTGACGCCGTTGGAGATCTGGCAACGGCGCGGGAAGCAATCGCCATGGCGGATTACGATATTGTCCTTATTGATCGGCAACTGCCGGATGGTGATGGCAGTACTTTCCTCGCCGATTTGCGTCGCGCGGGTTCAAATACGCGATCCATCATCATCTCCGCTCTGAGGTCGACCGACGAGCGAATTTCCGGGCTCAATGACGGTGCTGATGACTATTTGCCGAAGCCGTTCGAAATTCCCGAGCTGATTGCCAGAATGAGCGCTGTGCTGAGGCGGGCGCCGACAACCGGCCCGTTCGTCCTGTCGGCAGGAAACGTCACCTATGATCGTGTTTCATGCGATGTGCATGTCAACGGCGTCCGGCTTGCGCTCACCCGCAGGGAACTGCTCATTATCGAAACACTTCTGAGAAACCGAGGCCGTACCGTGTTGCGCTCGTCCCTTGAGGGGCAGGTCTATTCATTTGACGATGAGATCCAGTCGAACTCACTGGAATCCAATATGTCTCGCCTGCGCCGAAAGCTTGGCGAAGCGGAGGCCGACATTGTTATCAAGAACATTCGTGGCATAGGCTACTACCTTCATGAGCAGAAATAG
- a CDS encoding sensor histidine kinase, with translation MTSTSLRWRFTFGFIVLQLCGVVASLSLVFYLLSGLKPDVAITSIWLSQEIADSVRLEPNGRPQLVPTAKLKEIMEEAPDLWFVADLGKDIVLAHGVPPGKIADNIPFLRTFRSVELHGDLKDPLSVARMERFDTEAGEATIFAGGVSMSQYGVTVLLGNLAIGVPALILVAISLIGVPFVTRWALRSFSDLTGRLDRIDLDTRGALVEERGLPNEVLRVVRDINRALRRLDSGFEATERFFVNAAHELRTPIAILQVRIDTLSPGSDKTHLQTAIKRLTAIANQLLDTEKYRQKPQQNVPVDLNNVVSKVVAELAPLAIAEGYEISFDSYAEGMFVPGDAEALERAFVNLVRNAVQYGGGRGQISVGIEADGSVTVADQGCGIAGDKHSRIFEPFYRVNPHGSGAGLGLSMVNEIVTRHGGYVELSSAPGKGSTFVVRWRDMRVFRQP, from the coding sequence ATGACCAGCACATCCCTTCGTTGGCGATTCACTTTTGGTTTTATTGTCCTGCAGCTCTGCGGGGTCGTCGCGTCGCTCAGCCTGGTTTTCTATCTCCTTTCTGGCCTCAAGCCCGATGTGGCGATCACCTCCATCTGGCTGTCTCAGGAAATAGCAGATTCGGTTCGTCTCGAGCCGAATGGCCGGCCCCAGCTGGTGCCGACGGCCAAGCTAAAAGAGATCATGGAGGAAGCGCCTGACCTTTGGTTCGTGGCAGACCTGGGCAAAGATATCGTCCTTGCACACGGCGTGCCTCCCGGGAAAATTGCCGACAACATACCATTCTTGCGGACGTTCAGAAGCGTCGAGCTCCATGGTGATCTGAAGGATCCGTTGAGTGTCGCCCGCATGGAGCGTTTCGACACAGAGGCCGGTGAGGCAACGATTTTCGCTGGCGGTGTTTCGATGTCCCAATATGGTGTGACCGTGCTGTTGGGTAACCTTGCCATCGGCGTGCCGGCGCTGATCCTCGTCGCCATCTCCCTCATTGGCGTTCCGTTCGTCACACGCTGGGCGCTGCGGTCCTTCAGCGACCTGACCGGGCGTCTCGACAGGATCGATCTCGACACTCGCGGTGCCCTGGTCGAAGAGCGTGGCTTGCCCAACGAAGTTCTTCGCGTTGTGCGTGACATCAACAGGGCGTTACGTCGTCTCGATAGTGGCTTCGAGGCGACGGAGCGCTTCTTCGTCAACGCGGCGCATGAACTTCGAACGCCGATCGCTATCCTGCAGGTGAGAATCGACACCCTTTCACCAGGTTCGGACAAGACACACCTACAGACGGCCATCAAACGACTTACAGCGATCGCGAACCAGCTTCTCGACACTGAGAAGTACCGGCAGAAACCTCAGCAAAATGTACCTGTCGATCTCAACAACGTTGTGTCGAAGGTGGTCGCCGAACTTGCTCCCTTGGCCATCGCCGAAGGCTACGAAATCTCGTTCGACAGCTACGCGGAAGGCATGTTCGTTCCCGGTGATGCCGAAGCTTTGGAGCGTGCATTCGTCAATCTGGTACGTAATGCGGTTCAGTACGGAGGTGGAAGGGGACAGATATCGGTCGGTATTGAGGCTGACGGCAGCGTGACTGTCGCCGATCAGGGCTGCGGAATTGCCGGCGACAAGCATTCGCGCATATTCGAGCCGTTCTACCGGGTCAACCCTCACGGCTCAGGTGCGGGCCTGGGGCTCAGTATGGTCAACGAGATCGTGACCCGCCATGGCGGTTACGTCGAGCTTTCTTCCGCGCCAGGCAAGGGCAGCACCTTTGTGGTGCGCTGGCGCGACATGCGCGTTTTCCGCCAGCCGTAG
- a CDS encoding efflux RND transporter periplasmic adaptor subunit — protein sequence MTRHITRKRLILAAVTLVGLLVVWTLFLRPPAKPELVTTQARTGDIEEVVLATGVLEPLELVRVGAQASGRVERLAVEIGDVVEAGQLVAEIDSQTRRNTLRDREAALANIRAVHAARMAGLVKAEKDFERQRDLLAGGSTPRAQYDAAVAMRDTARAEVQSLDAQVSQAQVALESAGIELDYTRITAPIAGTVVAIVTDEGQTVNALQTAPTIVMIARLDRMKVRADISEADVVRVRRGLPVWFSILGDPKRRFDGELRQVEPAPASIANEGSTAASGPGSTKGAVYYTGLIDVANADGVLRPSMTAQVSIVLSRVSGAVLVPLSAVEGAPRAGDTARIRVLDAASEVQIRQVQVGVDNGADIQILSGLQTGEIIVLGASTDERTDGQSQLAAAQR from the coding sequence ATGACACGACACATTACCCGCAAGCGTCTGATCCTGGCGGCAGTGACCCTTGTGGGTCTGCTGGTTGTCTGGACCCTGTTTCTGCGTCCGCCGGCGAAACCTGAACTGGTGACCACGCAGGCGAGAACGGGTGACATTGAAGAGGTCGTGTTGGCGACAGGGGTTCTCGAACCGCTCGAGCTGGTGCGTGTCGGCGCTCAGGCGTCGGGTCGCGTTGAGCGTTTGGCGGTCGAGATCGGTGACGTTGTCGAAGCTGGCCAATTGGTGGCCGAGATCGATTCCCAGACCCGACGCAACACCTTGCGAGACCGGGAGGCCGCCTTGGCCAACATCCGGGCCGTTCACGCCGCGCGTATGGCCGGACTGGTGAAAGCCGAGAAGGATTTCGAGCGCCAGCGTGACCTGCTGGCAGGTGGTTCCACGCCGCGCGCCCAGTATGACGCCGCGGTTGCGATGCGAGACACCGCACGGGCTGAGGTTCAGTCGCTGGACGCTCAGGTCTCCCAAGCGCAGGTCGCGCTGGAGTCTGCGGGTATAGAACTGGACTATACCCGCATCACTGCCCCAATCGCCGGCACAGTGGTCGCGATCGTCACCGACGAAGGTCAAACCGTCAATGCCCTGCAGACTGCGCCGACCATCGTCATGATCGCGCGATTGGACAGAATGAAGGTGCGCGCGGATATCTCCGAGGCTGACGTCGTGCGTGTCCGGCGGGGCCTGCCGGTCTGGTTCAGCATTCTTGGCGATCCGAAGCGTCGTTTCGATGGGGAGTTGCGCCAGGTGGAACCGGCTCCCGCCTCCATCGCCAACGAAGGCAGCACTGCTGCAAGCGGGCCTGGCTCAACCAAAGGTGCTGTCTATTACACCGGGCTGATCGACGTCGCAAACGCGGACGGGGTTCTGCGGCCTTCCATGACGGCGCAGGTGTCCATTGTTCTCAGCCGCGTCAGCGGCGCCGTGTTGGTGCCGCTGAGTGCTGTGGAGGGTGCGCCGCGAGCTGGCGACACGGCACGCATCCGGGTGCTCGACGCGGCGAGCGAGGTTCAGATCCGGCAGGTGCAGGTCGGTGTCGACAACGGCGCGGACATCCAGATCCTTAGCGGTCTTCAGACAGGCGAGATCATCGTCCTGGGAGCATCCACGGACGAGCGCACGGATGGTCAGTCTCAACTGGCCGCGGCGCAGCGGTAG